One region of Clostridiales bacterium genomic DNA includes:
- the rplJ gene encoding 50S ribosomal protein L10 codes for MPNAKVLSEKQAIVAALAERLKGASAGVFVDYKGITVDEDTKLRTELRQNDVEYSVVKNTLTRFALKDVGLEAMSDLLNGTTSLATSTADPIVPIRMIHDMSEKMAKDEKFIVKGAFLEGKVLSDAEIAEIAQLQNKDALYSKVLGTMLAPITGLAVCLNQVVEQMGGAAAPAEAEAPAAE; via the coding sequence ATGCCGAACGCAAAAGTTCTCAGCGAGAAGCAGGCGATCGTCGCTGCTCTGGCCGAGCGGCTCAAGGGCGCCAGCGCCGGCGTGTTCGTCGATTACAAGGGCATCACCGTCGATGAAGACACCAAGCTGCGCACCGAGCTGCGTCAGAATGACGTGGAGTATTCCGTCGTCAAAAACACCCTGACCCGCTTTGCGCTCAAGGACGTTGGTCTCGAGGCAATGAGTGATCTGCTCAATGGTACGACTTCGCTCGCAACCAGCACGGCCGATCCGATCGTCCCGATCCGCATGATCCACGACATGAGCGAAAAGATGGCGAAGGACGAGAAGTTCATCGTCAAGGGCGCGTTCCTCGAGGGCAAGGTCCTCAGTGACGCTGAGATCGCGGAGATCGCGCAGCTCCAGAACAAGGATGCGCTGTACTCCAAGGTCCTGGGCACGATGCTGGCCCCCATCACGGGTCTGGCCGTCTGCCTGAACCAGGTCGTCGAGCAGATGGGCGGCGCCGCCGCACCTGCCGAGGCCGAAGCTCCCGCCGCCGAATAA
- the rplL gene encoding 50S ribosomal protein L7/L12, producing the protein MASEKVTAMIEEIKAMSVLELSELVHEIEDVFGVSAAAAVAAAPVAGAAAAAEEKTEFDVVLTGFGDQKIKVIKAVREITNLGLAEAKAKVEGVPCAIKEQVSKDEAEELKKKLEEVGASVELK; encoded by the coding sequence ATGGCTAGCGAAAAAGTCACTGCTATGATCGAAGAGATCAAGGCTATGTCCGTCCTCGAGCTGTCCGAGCTCGTGCACGAGATCGAAGATGTGTTCGGCGTTTCCGCCGCCGCTGCTGTTGCCGCCGCTCCGGTGGCCGGCGCTGCTGCTGCCGCCGAGGAGAAGACCGAGTTTGACGTCGTTCTGACCGGCTTCGGCGATCAGAAGATCAAGGTCATCAAGGCCGTCCGTGAGATCACCAACCTGGGCCTGGCGGAAGCCAAGGCGAAGGTCGAGGGCGTCCCCTGCGCCATCAAGGAGCAGGTCTCCAAGGACGAGGCCGAGGAGCTCAAGAAGAAGCTCGAGGAAGTCGGCGCTTCTGTCGAACTCAAGTAA
- a CDS encoding RluA family pseudouridine synthase: MRRLTLTVTPEQAGRTVRSLLRRELRMADGAIARVKTVPDGICLNGAHARTVDRVAAGDTLTVRIDDKRSGGRFTPVAVPLDILYEDADLLALNKPAGMAVHGGYDRGDPTVANALAAYLGPDAVFHPVNRLDRGTSGVMLVARSGYVHDRLRRVLHTDGFRRTYLAVACGVGLPVSGTIDLPIARADDGTTRRAILPDGQPSVTDYTVLAERDGYTLLRVTPRTGRTHQIRVHFAALGHPLLGDALYGGDASLLARPALHSAAADLTQPVTGQLLHITAPVPDDLRVFGFERYL; encoded by the coding sequence ATGCGCCGGCTGACGCTCACCGTCACGCCGGAGCAGGCAGGCCGCACGGTCAGGAGCCTGCTCCGGCGTGAACTGCGCATGGCCGACGGGGCGATCGCCCGCGTCAAGACCGTGCCGGACGGCATCTGCCTCAACGGCGCGCACGCCCGCACCGTCGACCGCGTCGCGGCGGGGGACACCCTCACCGTGCGCATCGACGACAAGCGCTCCGGCGGCCGCTTCACGCCCGTGGCCGTGCCGCTGGACATTTTGTATGAAGACGCCGACCTGCTCGCGCTCAATAAGCCCGCCGGCATGGCCGTGCACGGCGGATACGACCGCGGCGACCCCACGGTCGCCAACGCGCTGGCCGCCTATCTCGGCCCGGACGCCGTTTTTCACCCCGTCAACCGGCTCGACCGCGGCACGTCCGGCGTCATGCTCGTCGCCCGCAGCGGCTATGTGCACGACCGGCTGCGCCGCGTGCTGCACACCGACGGCTTCCGGCGCACGTATCTCGCCGTTGCCTGCGGCGTTGGCCTGCCGGTAAGCGGCACGATCGACCTGCCCATCGCCCGCGCGGACGACGGCACGACCCGCCGCGCCATATTACCGGACGGCCAGCCGTCCGTCACGGACTACACCGTGCTCGCCGAGCGGGACGGGTACACGCTCCTGCGTGTCACGCCGCGCACCGGCCGCACGCACCAGATCCGCGTCCACTTCGCCGCGCTCGGCCATCCGCTGCTCGGCGATGCACTCTACGGCGGCGATGCGTCCCTGCTCGCGCGCCCCGCGCTGCATTCGGCCGCGGCCGATCTTACGCAGCCCGTCACTGGGCAGCTCCTGCACATCACCGCGCCGGTCCCGGACGACCTGCGCGTGTTTGGTTTTGAGAGGTACTTATGA
- a CDS encoding CvpA family protein — protein MKIVLTVVLAAIFLAAVWSGYRRGLILSAAQLAAIVVALYGAALLAGLFSDRLLPVAEPFAGGYFEGQLDVVATELPDNDAGLSGEDWVAAHPDTAQEYAEQCFAAAGVTGRPARRMASAALAMRDEQDITLRAAMTQVYCARLCYVLVTSVGFLLILLILAAIGNLPNLAFQLPNREKLNDIGGAAFGAVNGVCFGILLCWALQFAGPVIGRDTLAHTALAKALQAIDVLTLGVGV, from the coding sequence ATGAAGATCGTATTGACAGTGGTGCTTGCCGCCATTTTTCTGGCCGCCGTCTGGAGCGGCTACCGCCGCGGGCTGATCCTCAGTGCCGCGCAGCTTGCCGCCATCGTCGTCGCGCTCTACGGCGCGGCGCTGCTCGCGGGCCTGTTTTCCGACCGGCTCCTGCCGGTGGCGGAGCCGTTTGCCGGCGGGTACTTTGAGGGCCAGCTCGACGTGGTCGCCACGGAGCTGCCGGATAACGACGCCGGCCTCTCGGGCGAGGACTGGGTCGCCGCGCATCCCGACACCGCGCAGGAATACGCCGAGCAGTGCTTTGCCGCCGCCGGCGTCACCGGCCGGCCGGCGCGGCGCATGGCCAGCGCCGCGCTCGCCATGCGCGACGAGCAGGACATCACGCTGCGCGCCGCCATGACGCAGGTCTACTGCGCGCGGCTGTGCTACGTGCTCGTCACGTCCGTCGGCTTTTTGCTCATTTTGCTCATTCTGGCCGCGATCGGCAACCTGCCGAACCTGGCCTTTCAGCTCCCGAACCGGGAGAAACTCAACGACATTGGCGGCGCCGCCTTCGGCGCGGTCAACGGCGTGTGCTTCGGCATCCTGCTGTGCTGGGCATTGCAGTTTGCCGGGCCCGTCATCGGCCGCGACACCCTCGCGCACACCGCCCTGGCAAAAGCGCTGCAGGCCATCGACGTGCTCACGCTCGGCGTGGGCGTGTGA
- the murI gene encoding glutamate racemase, which translates to MERTELPIAVFDSGLGGISVLRALVQRLPGEDFLYFGDSANAPYGVRPVAEVRRLTQDVIGRLYDRGIKAAVIACNTATSAAIGPLRAAFPDIPVIGIEPALKPAVAHHRRVLVLATPLTLREEKFVALMHQCAGCAGCAEIVPLPCPELVEFVERGELDSPALTAYLARQLGPYAGRVDAAVLGCTHFPFARRAIRAALGGNVTLYDGSDGTARETLRQLVRRGWVRGGSHGAVTLENSLPSELPLSRRLLALPRED; encoded by the coding sequence ATGGAGCGGACGGAGCTTCCGATCGCGGTGTTTGATTCCGGCCTCGGCGGCATCAGTGTCCTGCGCGCGCTCGTGCAGCGCCTGCCGGGGGAGGACTTTCTCTATTTCGGCGACTCGGCCAACGCCCCCTACGGCGTGCGCCCGGTCGCGGAGGTCCGCCGCCTGACGCAGGATGTCATCGGCCGGCTGTATGACCGCGGCATCAAGGCCGCCGTCATCGCCTGCAACACGGCCACGAGCGCGGCCATTGGCCCGCTGCGCGCCGCCTTTCCGGACATCCCCGTCATCGGCATCGAGCCGGCGCTCAAGCCCGCCGTGGCGCACCACCGGCGCGTGCTCGTGCTGGCCACGCCGCTGACGCTGCGGGAGGAGAAGTTCGTCGCGCTCATGCACCAGTGCGCCGGCTGCGCCGGCTGCGCCGAGATCGTGCCGCTGCCGTGCCCGGAGCTGGTGGAGTTCGTCGAGCGGGGCGAGCTCGATTCCCCCGCGCTCACGGCCTACCTCGCGCGGCAGCTCGGCCCGTATGCCGGCCGCGTGGATGCGGCCGTGCTCGGCTGCACGCACTTCCCGTTCGCCCGCCGGGCCATCCGCGCCGCCCTCGGCGGCAATGTTACGCTCTACGACGGCAGCGACGGCACCGCCCGCGAAACGCTGCGCCAACTCGTGCGCCGCGGCTGGGTCCGCGGCGGCAGCCACGGCGCCGTCACGCTGGAAAACAGCCTCCCGTCCGAGCTGCCGCTCAGCCGCCGGCTGCTCGCCCTGCCCCGGGAGGACTGA
- a CDS encoding MBL fold metallo-hydrolase, producing MQIERIPFPPIGSNMYVVTQGRDAIVLDPWPDEATMQRLQGYHALIVLTHEHIDHISGLGRMQRALSARTLWQENCTPWLRNPGNTTPVLLAALSVSRGAEARDFLRGLHLKTETYAPDMTFGDHIALDWGALHLEGYATPGHSRGSACYRIGPDAFFSGDSLVPGFAVITRLRGGDAAVLMDRTVPFLRALPPALTLYPGHGRCGMSLGEGLGSMDW from the coding sequence ATGCAGATCGAACGCATTCCCTTTCCACCCATCGGTTCCAATATGTACGTCGTCACGCAGGGGCGCGACGCGATCGTCCTCGACCCCTGGCCGGACGAGGCGACCATGCAGCGCCTGCAGGGGTATCACGCGCTGATCGTGCTCACGCATGAGCACATCGACCACATCTCCGGCCTCGGCCGGATGCAGCGCGCGCTCTCGGCGCGCACCCTCTGGCAGGAAAACTGCACCCCCTGGCTGCGCAACCCCGGCAACACGACGCCTGTGCTGCTCGCGGCGCTGAGCGTGTCGCGCGGGGCGGAGGCACGTGACTTTCTGCGCGGCCTGCACCTCAAGACCGAGACGTATGCCCCGGACATGACCTTCGGCGATCACATCGCGCTCGACTGGGGCGCGCTGCACCTCGAGGGCTACGCCACGCCCGGCCATTCGCGCGGCAGCGCGTGCTACCGCATCGGGCCGGACGCCTTTTTCAGCGGCGACTCGCTCGTGCCGGGCTTTGCCGTCATTACGCGCCTGCGCGGGGGCGACGCCGCCGTGCTCATGGACAGGACCGTGCCGTTTCTGCGCGCGCTGCCGCCCGCGCTCACGCTCTATCCCGGCCACGGCCGCTGCGGCATGTCGCTCGGCGAGGGGCTCGGGAGCATGGACTGGTGA
- a CDS encoding O-acetyl-ADP-ribose deacetylase produces the protein MNRLEIIQGDITKSDVDAIVNAANCSLLGGGGVDGAIHMAAGTGLLNECRGLNGCRTGEAKITRGYRLPARHVIHTPGPRWRDGQHGEPELLASCYRNCLRLASENGCHTVDFPSISTGIYHFPLPQAAQIAVREITAYLADHPEITRVRMVCFDSRTRAAYAAALAAQECAG, from the coding sequence ATGAACCGTTTGGAAATTATTCAGGGCGACATCACGAAGTCGGATGTCGACGCCATCGTCAACGCCGCCAACTGCTCGCTGCTCGGCGGCGGCGGGGTGGACGGGGCCATCCACATGGCCGCCGGCACCGGCCTGCTCAACGAGTGCCGCGGCCTCAACGGCTGCCGCACCGGCGAGGCGAAGATCACCCGCGGCTACCGCCTGCCGGCGCGCCACGTTATCCACACGCCCGGCCCGCGCTGGCGCGACGGGCAGCACGGCGAGCCCGAGCTGCTGGCCAGCTGCTACCGCAACTGCCTGCGCCTTGCGAGCGAGAACGGCTGCCATACGGTCGATTTCCCGTCCATCAGCACGGGTATCTACCATTTCCCGCTGCCTCAGGCGGCGCAGATCGCCGTGCGCGAGATCACGGCCTACCTCGCCGACCATCCCGAGATCACGCGCGTGCGCATGGTCTGCTTTGACAGCCGCACCCGCGCCGCATACGCCGCCGCGCTGGCCGCGCAGGAATGCGCCGGCTGA
- a CDS encoding ATP-dependent Clp protease ATP-binding subunit gives MQPTLCSRCKKNVAVIFITRIENGESHNEGLCLRCARELHIKPVDEMMEKLGISDADLDNLTGDVAEMLGSMGMLGGDGAADADADASDADTDEDDGKTATFPFLNRLFNQNPPPAQDAAAAASEPPHADGSAADKRGAAPRKLKFLNNYCIDLTQRARDGKLDAMVGRAEELERVIQILNRRQKNNPCLIGEPGVGKTAIAEGLAQRIAEGNVPYKLRDKQVYLLDLTALVAGTQFRGQFESRMKGLIEEIRRVGNIILVIDEVHNIVGAGDAEGSMNAANILKPALSRGEIQVIGATTFAEYRKHIEKDAALERRFQPVTVAEPSIDDSVEILKGVRRYYEDFHGVVIPDDMCRLAVVLSERYITDRFLPDKAIDLIDEACSDVNLKNPDLIRADEVEKEIGDYARERELLASAPPKTGDEYDEQELDRRYERIAELRSREMQLQTELDALRAKGRPELTADNLARIIELWTKIPAASIRADEFEQLAGLGDRLRAHIVGQDQAIDTVCAAIRRNRVGLQAKRKPVSFLFVGGTGVGKTELVKRLADELFHAPESLIRLDMSEYMEKFSVSRMIGSPPGYVGYDEAGQLTEKIRRRPYSVVLFDEIEKAHPDVMNLLLQILDDGRITDAQGRTVNFENTVIIMTTNAGSNTRTGALGFGLSTDDQSRERAQRALNEFLRPEFLNRIDEIVYFNHLTEENFRAIAALMLDEVRAAMAERGMTLHWTPAVIDYLVRKGYSETYGARNLRRTIQRDVEDAIASAIVARRKAAGDIGIDAQDDHITVTINDREVNA, from the coding sequence ATGCAGCCTACACTCTGCTCCCGCTGCAAGAAAAACGTAGCGGTGATCTTTATCACACGAATCGAAAACGGAGAGTCCCACAATGAGGGCCTGTGCCTGCGCTGCGCGCGCGAGCTGCACATCAAGCCCGTCGATGAGATGATGGAAAAGCTCGGCATCTCGGACGCCGATCTCGACAATCTCACCGGCGACGTGGCGGAAATGCTCGGCAGCATGGGCATGCTCGGCGGCGACGGTGCGGCCGATGCGGATGCCGACGCTTCCGATGCCGACACCGACGAGGATGACGGCAAGACCGCGACCTTCCCGTTTCTCAACCGCCTCTTCAACCAGAACCCGCCCCCGGCACAGGACGCTGCCGCCGCCGCGTCCGAGCCGCCGCACGCCGACGGCAGCGCGGCCGATAAGCGCGGCGCTGCCCCGCGCAAGCTCAAGTTCCTGAATAATTACTGCATCGACCTCACGCAGCGCGCGCGCGACGGCAAGCTCGACGCCATGGTCGGCCGCGCCGAGGAGCTCGAGCGCGTCATCCAGATCCTCAACCGCCGCCAGAAGAATAACCCCTGCCTCATCGGTGAGCCCGGCGTCGGCAAGACGGCCATCGCCGAGGGCCTCGCCCAGCGCATCGCGGAGGGCAACGTGCCCTATAAGCTGCGCGACAAGCAGGTCTACCTGCTCGACCTCACGGCGCTCGTGGCGGGCACGCAGTTTCGCGGCCAGTTCGAGAGCCGCATGAAGGGCCTCATCGAGGAGATCCGCCGCGTCGGCAACATCATCCTCGTCATCGACGAGGTGCACAACATCGTCGGCGCGGGCGACGCCGAGGGCAGCATGAACGCTGCCAACATCCTCAAGCCGGCGCTCTCGCGCGGCGAGATCCAGGTCATCGGCGCGACGACGTTCGCCGAGTACCGCAAGCACATTGAAAAAGACGCGGCCCTCGAGCGCCGCTTCCAGCCCGTCACGGTGGCCGAGCCGAGCATCGACGACAGCGTCGAGATCCTCAAGGGCGTGCGCCGCTATTACGAGGACTTCCACGGCGTCGTCATCCCGGACGACATGTGCCGTCTGGCCGTCGTGCTCAGCGAGCGCTATATCACCGACCGCTTCCTGCCCGACAAGGCCATCGACCTCATCGACGAGGCCTGCTCGGACGTGAACCTGAAAAACCCCGACCTCATCCGCGCGGACGAGGTCGAAAAGGAGATCGGCGACTACGCGCGCGAGCGCGAGCTGCTTGCCTCCGCGCCGCCGAAGACCGGCGACGAGTATGACGAGCAGGAGCTCGACCGCCGCTACGAGCGCATCGCCGAGCTGCGCAGCCGCGAGATGCAGCTGCAGACCGAGCTCGACGCCCTGCGCGCCAAGGGCCGCCCGGAGCTCACGGCGGATAACCTCGCGCGCATCATCGAGCTCTGGACGAAGATCCCGGCCGCGAGCATCCGCGCCGATGAGTTCGAGCAGCTCGCCGGTCTCGGCGACCGGCTGCGCGCGCACATCGTCGGCCAGGATCAGGCCATCGACACCGTCTGCGCCGCCATCCGGCGCAACCGCGTCGGCCTGCAGGCCAAGCGCAAGCCCGTGAGCTTTCTGTTCGTCGGTGGCACCGGCGTCGGCAAGACGGAGCTGGTCAAGCGCCTCGCCGACGAGCTCTTCCACGCGCCCGAGTCGCTCATCCGGCTGGATATGTCGGAGTATATGGAGAAGTTTTCCGTCTCGCGCATGATCGGCTCGCCCCCGGGCTACGTCGGCTATGACGAGGCCGGCCAGCTCACGGAGAAGATCCGCCGCCGCCCGTACTCCGTCGTCCTCTTCGACGAGATCGAAAAGGCGCACCCGGACGTCATGAACCTGCTGCTGCAGATCCTCGACGACGGCCGCATCACGGACGCGCAGGGCCGCACCGTGAATTTTGAAAACACGGTCATCATCATGACCACGAACGCCGGCAGCAACACGCGCACCGGCGCGCTCGGCTTCGGCCTGAGCACGGACGATCAGAGCCGCGAGCGCGCGCAGCGCGCCCTCAATGAGTTCCTGCGTCCGGAGTTTCTCAACCGCATCGACGAGATCGTCTACTTTAACCACCTCACGGAGGAAAACTTCCGCGCCATCGCCGCCCTCATGCTCGACGAAGTGCGCGCTGCCATGGCCGAGCGCGGCATGACCCTGCACTGGACGCCCGCCGTCATCGACTACCTCGTCCGTAAGGGCTACAGCGAGACCTACGGCGCGCGCAACCTGCGCCGCACCATCCAGCGCGACGTGGAGGACGCCATCGCTTCCGCCATCGTCGCCCGGCGCAAGGCCGCCGGAGACATCGGCATCGACGCGCAGGACGATCACATCACCGTCACCATCAACGACAGGGAGGTCAACGCATGA
- a CDS encoding S-layer homology domain-containing protein, translating into MRKRLLSLLLVLACVLTLAVVPVVAAEPDPVQPTASVTEPTPTTDPEPSPEPSSEPSPEPTPEPSPEPSPVPTPSGPWYQAALDFACDHRILLGDPSGNMMPNDNATRAQMAAMLVRVFGCTAGKDIAHFTDVSTTAWYYSELSTAAQMNIFNGYGDGTMGPNRSITRQEAMVVIARAFAVPDGTAADIQAFRDASSVGSWAVAKVGGLVKAGIVNGDNGSLYPTASITRAEIAQMLYNLGLQFCSDAAALPASGRVIYNGAAPLTADAFTGTLYLGGPAGRDLGGMNITGTLVVRTDPNGTVTVGGTVDTLTVAAEDTTVAGTGHAGLVRLLARGCTVTLAADKTASEYDPMLRGVGKVVTDPVPALSPECRAVDLYVTYRYFPSEYQTTPGEATLIWYVDGVQQPTRHYTLDGKSITPGFHVEESVWKRDMPSRHTVEILFLCGTDVIRTTFVVPVNNYTDAEYAQLQRAQYPYKLEVVRNQCTVLVYGLDKSGNYSILHHAFVCGPGRTTPIGTFRTPFKAAWHPLQGCWGQYCTQITGNYLFHSSPYNSPNKNDLSYRLYNQLGTVCSHGCVRLTVADAKWIYDNCPLGTTVSIYNASSLPVPKPSAPWLDISSPNRGWDPTDPDPANPWNK; encoded by the coding sequence ATGCGCAAACGCCTTTTGTCTCTGCTGCTCGTGCTTGCGTGCGTGCTGACGCTGGCCGTCGTGCCGGTCGTCGCCGCAGAGCCTGACCCCGTGCAGCCCACCGCCTCCGTAACGGAGCCGACGCCCACGACCGATCCCGAACCCAGCCCGGAACCAAGCTCTGAGCCTTCGCCCGAGCCGACGCCCGAGCCCTCGCCCGAGCCTTCGCCCGTACCGACGCCATCCGGCCCGTGGTATCAGGCGGCGCTGGATTTTGCCTGCGATCACCGTATCCTGCTCGGCGATCCCAGCGGCAACATGATGCCGAATGACAACGCCACGCGCGCCCAGATGGCCGCCATGCTCGTGCGTGTCTTTGGCTGCACGGCGGGCAAGGACATTGCGCATTTTACCGATGTCAGCACCACCGCCTGGTACTATTCGGAGCTGAGCACCGCCGCGCAGATGAACATCTTCAACGGCTACGGTGACGGCACGATGGGGCCGAACCGCAGTATCACGCGCCAGGAGGCGATGGTCGTCATCGCCCGCGCCTTCGCCGTGCCCGACGGTACGGCCGCCGACATTCAGGCGTTTCGGGACGCTTCGTCCGTCGGCAGCTGGGCGGTCGCCAAGGTGGGCGGCCTGGTCAAGGCCGGCATTGTCAACGGCGATAACGGCAGCCTGTACCCCACGGCCAGCATCACCCGCGCTGAGATCGCGCAGATGCTCTATAACCTCGGCCTGCAGTTTTGCTCCGATGCCGCTGCGCTCCCGGCCTCCGGCCGCGTCATTTATAACGGCGCCGCGCCCCTGACGGCGGACGCCTTCACCGGCACGCTCTACCTTGGCGGCCCTGCCGGGCGTGACCTCGGCGGCATGAACATCACCGGCACGCTCGTCGTGCGTACCGACCCGAACGGCACCGTTACCGTCGGCGGCACGGTCGACACGCTCACCGTCGCGGCTGAGGACACGACGGTCGCAGGCACCGGCCATGCCGGCCTTGTGCGCCTGCTCGCGCGCGGCTGCACCGTCACGCTCGCTGCCGACAAGACCGCTTCGGAGTATGACCCCATGCTCCGCGGCGTCGGCAAGGTCGTGACCGACCCCGTGCCCGCGCTCTCTCCGGAATGCCGAGCCGTCGACCTGTACGTGACCTACCGTTACTTCCCGTCGGAATATCAGACCACACCGGGCGAGGCGACCCTCATCTGGTATGTGGACGGCGTGCAGCAGCCCACGCGCCACTACACGCTCGACGGCAAGTCCATCACGCCGGGCTTCCACGTGGAAGAGTCCGTCTGGAAGCGCGACATGCCTTCCCGGCACACGGTCGAGATCCTCTTCCTGTGCGGCACGGACGTGATCCGCACCACGTTCGTCGTCCCGGTCAACAACTATACGGACGCGGAGTATGCGCAGCTCCAGCGCGCGCAGTATCCGTACAAGCTCGAGGTCGTGCGCAACCAGTGCACGGTGCTCGTGTACGGTCTCGATAAGAGCGGCAATTACTCCATCCTCCATCACGCCTTCGTCTGCGGCCCCGGCCGGACCACGCCGATCGGCACGTTCCGCACGCCGTTCAAGGCAGCCTGGCATCCGCTGCAGGGCTGCTGGGGGCAGTACTGCACGCAGATCACAGGAAACTATCTCTTCCACTCCTCGCCGTACAACAGCCCGAATAAAAACGACCTGTCCTACCGGCTGTATAACCAGCTCGGCACGGTCTGCTCGCACGGCTGCGTGCGCCTGACGGTGGCGGACGCCAAGTGGATCTACGACAACTGCCCGCTCGGCACCACGGTGTCGATCTACAACGCCTCGTCTCTCCCCGTGCCGAAGCCGTCCGCCCCGTGGCTGGACATCTCCAGCCCGAACCGCGGCTGGGACCCGACGGACCCCGACCCGGCCAACCCCTGGAACAAGTAA
- a CDS encoding DUF523 domain-containing protein: MTVLVSACLLGVACRYDGASKGLPDSVLRELMARHTLVPACPEQLGGLPTPRAPSERLGSRVVARTGADVTDAYTRGAQQTLALAQRFGCTAALLKQRSPSCGKGEIYDGTFTGTRVPGDGVTAALLSAHGIRVYGEDDVAELLSL; the protein is encoded by the coding sequence ATGACTGTTCTCGTCAGTGCCTGCCTGCTCGGCGTCGCCTGCCGGTATGACGGCGCGTCCAAGGGCCTTCCTGACAGCGTTTTGCGCGAACTGATGGCCCGGCATACACTCGTGCCCGCCTGCCCGGAGCAGCTCGGCGGTCTGCCGACGCCGCGCGCCCCGTCCGAGCGGCTGGGCAGCCGCGTCGTTGCGCGCACCGGCGCCGACGTCACGGACGCCTACACCCGCGGCGCGCAGCAGACGCTCGCCCTCGCGCAGCGCTTCGGCTGCACGGCCGCCCTGCTCAAGCAGCGCAGCCCCTCGTGCGGCAAAGGGGAGATCTACGACGGCACGTTCACCGGCACACGTGTGCCCGGCGACGGCGTCACCGCGGCGCTTTTGTCCGCGCACGGCATCCGTGTCTACGGGGAGGACGACGTTGCGGAGCTGCTGAGTCTGTAA
- a CDS encoding rhomboid family intramembrane serine protease yields the protein MKKRSITILYNSPVILTFALLSLLALGLGKLTNGWTTQNLFCVYRSPLTDWLTYPRFFLHVLGHPDFAAYCSNIVMLLVVGPTAEERFGGKRILLAIALTALVTGLVLWFFFPNSALMGASGVVFMLIVLASFAGMRTGTIPLTLILVLILYLGSEIFQAVTGTAGLAQLTHIAGGVLGMIFGFTWSRGKRGAR from the coding sequence ATGAAGAAACGCTCCATCACGATCCTGTATAATTCGCCCGTCATCCTCACGTTCGCGCTGCTGAGCCTGCTCGCGCTCGGCCTCGGCAAGCTCACCAACGGCTGGACGACGCAGAACCTCTTTTGCGTCTACCGCTCGCCGCTGACGGACTGGCTGACCTATCCGCGCTTTTTCCTGCACGTGCTCGGCCACCCGGATTTTGCTGCCTACTGCAGCAACATCGTCATGCTGCTCGTCGTCGGCCCGACGGCGGAGGAGCGCTTCGGCGGCAAGCGCATCCTGCTCGCCATCGCGCTCACGGCGCTCGTCACGGGGCTGGTGCTGTGGTTCTTCTTCCCGAACAGCGCGCTCATGGGCGCGTCCGGCGTCGTGTTCATGCTCATCGTGCTCGCGTCGTTCGCCGGCATGCGCACCGGCACGATCCCGCTCACGCTCATCCTTGTGCTCATCCTCTACCTCGGCAGCGAGATCTTTCAGGCCGTCACCGGCACGGCCGGCCTCGCCCAGCTCACGCACATCGCAGGCGGCGTGCTCGGCATGATCTTCGGCTTCACGTGGAGCCGCGGAAAGCGTGGCGCGCGATGA